Proteins encoded by one window of Bacteroidia bacterium:
- the lpcA gene encoding D-sedoheptulose 7-phosphate isomerase, producing MSEIIRQHFEEAKKVLETFLSDEKNIAAVTKAGELMTTALTAGGKIISCGNGGSMCDAMHFAEELTGRYRNDRKPIAAISISDPSYLSCVGNDYGFNYVFSRFVEGVGNKGDVLLAISTSGNSANVLEAAKVAQLKNMIVIALTGKDGGALKNHCDVEIRVPHSGYADRTQEIHIKIIHALIDYIEQHGKNR from the coding sequence ATGTCAGAAATAATTCGTCAGCATTTTGAAGAAGCAAAAAAAGTACTTGAGACATTTTTGTCGGACGAAAAAAATATTGCAGCTGTAACTAAAGCCGGTGAACTGATGACTACTGCGCTAACAGCCGGAGGCAAAATCATATCGTGTGGCAATGGTGGCAGCATGTGCGATGCTATGCACTTTGCCGAAGAACTGACAGGACGTTATCGTAATGACAGAAAACCTATTGCTGCAATCAGCATTTCTGATCCATCTTATTTGAGTTGTGTTGGGAATGACTATGGTTTCAATTATGTTTTCTCAAGATTTGTTGAAGGTGTTGGCAATAAAGGCGATGTTCTTTTAGCCATAAGCACAAGTGGCAACTCTGCCAATGTTTTGGAAGCAGCTAAAGTGGCACAATTAAAAAATATGATAGTTATTGCATTGACAGGTAAAGATGGTGGAGCATTAAAAAATCATTGTGATGTTGAAATCCGGGTTCCACATTCAGGCTATGCAGATAGAACACAGGAAATTCATATAAAAATTATTCATGCCCTGATTGATTATATTGAACAGCATGGCAAAAACAGATAG
- a CDS encoding Crp/Fnr family transcriptional regulator, with product MAKTDSNKPFNHILKNISRLITLSEKEETIFTSLLSTRLIRRKQFIMQAGEVYTASCFVNSGCLRAYNIDKNGTEHILQFAPPGWWIGDFYSSITGRPGILFIDAIDESEIVILTKENRNLLFDKIPKFERFFRILIENSMASQQERILDKLSLSAEDRFEKFCFKYPALVSCLPQKYIASYIGVTPEFFSKMRARMAKN from the coding sequence ATGGCAAAAACAGATAGCAACAAACCTTTTAATCATATTCTAAAAAACATTTCAAGGTTAATCACACTTTCCGAAAAGGAAGAAACAATATTTACATCACTGCTGAGCACACGGCTAATCAGACGCAAGCAATTTATTATGCAGGCAGGTGAAGTTTATACTGCATCATGCTTTGTAAATTCAGGCTGCCTGCGTGCATACAATATTGATAAAAACGGAACAGAACATATTTTACAATTTGCACCACCAGGCTGGTGGATTGGTGATTTCTATAGCAGCATAACAGGCAGGCCGGGTATTTTATTTATTGATGCCATTGATGAAAGTGAAATTGTTATACTCACCAAAGAGAACAGAAATTTATTGTTTGATAAAATTCCCAAGTTTGAACGTTTTTTCAGAATATTGATTGAGAACAGTATGGCAAGTCAGCAGGAGAGGATTCTCGATAAACTTTCATTGAGTGCAGAAGATAGATTCGAAAAATTTTGTTTTAAATATCCTGCATTGGTTTCCTGTTTGCCACAGAAATATATTGCTTCATATATTGGTGTCACTCCAGAATTTTTCAGTAAGATGCGTGCTCGCATGGCTAAAAACTGA